The sequence below is a genomic window from Uranotaenia lowii strain MFRU-FL chromosome 2, ASM2978415v1, whole genome shotgun sequence.
tttttgtctttcttgtcttttttgtcttttttgtcttttttgtctttttagtctttttagtctttttagtctttttagtcttttttgtcttttttgtcttttttgtcttttttgtcttttttgtcttttttgtcttttttgtcttttttgtcttttttgtcttttttgtcttttttgtcttttttgtcttttttgtcttttttgtcttttttgtcttttttgtcttttttgtcttttttgtcttttttgtcttttttgtcttttttgtcttttttgtcttttttgtcttttttgtcttttttgtcttttttgtcttttttgtcttttttgtcttttttgtcttttttgtcttttttgtcttttttgtcttttttgtcttttttgtcttttttgtcttttttgtcttttttgtcttttttgtcttttttgtcttttttgtcttttttgtcttttttgtcttttttgtcttttttgtcttttttgtcttttttgtcttttttgtcttttttgtcttttttgtcttttttgtcttttttgtcttttttgtcttttttgtcttttttgtcttttttgtcttttttgtcttttttgtcttttttgtcttttttgtcttttttgtcttttttgtcttttttgtcttttttgtcttttttgtcttttttgtcttttttgtcttttttgtcttttttgtcttttttgtcttttttgtcttttttgtcttttttgtcttttttgtcttttttgtcttttttgtcttttttgtcttttttgtcttttttgtcttttttgtcttttttgtcttttttgtcttttttgtcttttttgtcttttttgtcttttttgtcttttttgtcttttttgtcttttttgtcttttttgtcttttttgtcttttttgtcttttttgtcttttttgtcttttttgtcttttttgtcttttttgttttctttgtctTTCGCTGTGTTCCTTCTTATCATGAACTGAAATTTATGGTTGATTGATCATCGATTGCTCTAAATGGCTTGATTAAAAATACGCCTAATTGTATGTTATGTAAACTAGTTGATAATAAGAAAGCGACTGAAGcttaattatcaatttttatagtaacactagctgatcccgtacgaacttcgtttcgctttaaatcattggtacgtcaaaatgagtttagaaaatgaattcgaaacattctttcgacaattttggggaaaaaattcaacagtgtttaaagtcgctactgttactattacttgaaattcaaattaaacggttgattggctttttattaaaatttataacactctcttcttctcgatcggttgcaaaatctagacattatggcagaaacatgtactatttgtttatgtgcacgactctttgcttgaccttcacacttaaattggtatcaattaactgcctccaacaaaattattgcacaaaacactgaactttcaatgaaactccctttttctgtcccatggcccgaaattcgataattgaaaccaattttacgttcctcaaaactcccttttgCCGTATTTTCTTTACAATTTATATGTAACGTCAGGAACtcgaaaacagtgaacagtgaataaaGACGCCCTTTTTGTTGACCCTTGACAcagaacatgctacctggagtcaattgctcatagtttataatcctcatctgaacattttcatctcaatccgatgcatgatcacgacaatatcacgaaaacagtgagcaactaacatggacggcctttttttgaccacgattcaaaacttgacacgtgaaatcaattatcttttctgttaacctcccatgtgtcaattttcattacaattctatgctcaatcaagagaatatcgttaaatcagtgaacagataataatcccttttgccgacccctgagtcaagatttgaaacctgaaagcaaaagaacgtccctcaaaactcctatgcggaaattttcatctcaatccaatgtagaataacgtcaaaatcgcaaaaacattaaagttgggtatggacgactccctcagccaacttctgatccgcaattcgaaacttgaaatcgattgctggtccctcaaaacactcatgtacaaattttcatcacaatccggagtataataacgccaatatcgccaAAACATTATCagtaaatatggacgacccctttggccgacccctaacccttaatttgataactgtaatagattgctcgtctcttaaaacactcatgtgcaaattttcataacaatccgatgtttaataacgccaatatcgcaaaaacattaatcagtggatatggacgacccctttgaccgacccctgaccctaaatttgataactgtaatcgattgctcgtctctcaaaacactcatgtgcaaatgttcatcacaatccaatgtaaaataaagccaatatcgcaaaaacattaatcagtggatatggacgaccccttttgctaacccttaaccctaaatttgataactgtaatcgattgcttgtctctcaaaacactcatgtgcaaatgttcatcacaatccaatgtaaaataaagccaatatcgcaaaaacattaatcagtggatatggacgaccccttttgctgacCCTTAACCcttaatttgataactgtaatcgattgctcgtctctcaaaacactcatgtgcaaattttcatcacaatccgatgtataataacgccaatatcgcaaaaacattaatcagtggatatggacgacccctttggccgacctctgactctaaatttgataactgtaatcgattgctcgtctctcaaaacactcatgtgcaaatttttatcaaaatccgatgtataataacgccaatatcgcaaaaacattaatcagtggatatggacgacccctttgaccgacccctgaccctaaatttgataactgtaatcgattgctcgtctctcaaaacactcatgtgcaaatgttcatcacaatccaatgtaaaataaagccaatatcgcaaaaacattaatcagtggatatggacgaccccttttgctaacccttaaccctaaatttgataactgtaatcgattgcttgtctctcaaaacactcatgtgcaaattttcatcacaatccgacggaaaataacgtcaataacgtgaaaacaatatttgtcttgtatggacggcccccttcagaaggggtcgtccaaaaatctaaaatcatttttcatcattcctggtcctaatgagcatccatgccaattttcagatctctagctcttaagacggctgagtctatagaggacaaacaaacaaacaaacaaacaaacaaacatacagataattgctttttatatatatagatgtctttcttcaaatttcaaaactaaaagcGTTTAGACAAGCAACAAGTGAAATTTAGTTGAGGAAATCAAATGTATTGCACATGCCATacacaattcgaaaaaaaaaattaaaaataatgaaaaatacatAAAGTTTTGAACTTACGCATACACGTGCAGGGTTGGCTTTCGCTGCCATCGATGATAATCTTCAGGGAACTCGTCGGGGCATCAGGAGTAACAGTAAACATTACATTGAATCCAGTGCCATGTATCGAGAGGGTAAACTTCAAACCCATATAGTGGATTTCCGGAATGAAGAGCTGCGTCGTTCCCGGTGGCAGTCGAGGTTTCAGTGTCATTTTGCCGTCCGCCAAGCGAACTCCGGCATAACCATTGAGAATGGTTTGCAGCAGCCCACTGGCACCGGTTATAAAATTGGATGCTCCGCTTCCCGGCGAAGACCACTCCTGCCAAACGTAAAATGGTGGGTTCATGAATCTTTGGTAGGTTCGCTGAAATTCAGCAGCAGCCCGATCCGGTTCATCCAGGTCCAGCCATCCGATGGTGTACATTGGCCATGTTGTGGCACGCGAATTTACCCCAACTGATCTGCTGTAGAAGTCCAGATCGTTGTGTTTGGTGGTGCTGTtcgaataaaattattaaaaaatggaattttcatTCTAGCTCTGCATAAGAGTATGGCAGTTTTAGAGAAGCATCAAGTACTTCCAGCATCTCTCCAACGAAAAAGCTTAAGTCTGAATACTATCAAttataaatgtaaataaatgatttaatgttccatgttagaaaatttaaagttgatgagaaaaaaatcttttagtcACTTGTTGTAggtttgaattttgtgaaacTTTTCTTCAGCatttacttaatgatcccgcgccgatcctccggtgcatagggccgttgtaaaagacctccactgttgacgatccggagccagcgtcttcacctggtcccagtcaagattctcgtcgacagttcggatttcagcggctaggcttcgccgccacgagtttctgggtctgcctcttcttcgatgaccttctggactccaatctagcgcctctctgcaaatctcgttttcatctcttcgcagcgtgtgcccaatccatctccacttacgttcccgaaacttttgcttttcaaaaatgtggtTATGGATTTAGAGACTCCTGCATGTTCTAAATATGGATACAAATAGACACATCTGGTTTACTGAAAATATAACAGtagattgagtcgatttggggtcatttttgaatttcgcaaacGCTGGAGTCTAAAAAACTACGTTTAGGCTCAACACTCATCAAtagttttttgcagaatttttaagtaaagtttacatgagtaaatttgaattttttggtttatatcggaaaattgaatattttgtactgaaaagtcaacatcaattttgtttcttctgtggaaccgagcctgcaaatggtttttgtgctaatttataaattctctaaaagaaattttccgctgaaaaaccgtaacttcgtatcttattagggcATAAAGTTTTTAGCTGTTTAACCgggatatgtcttttggcactgaaaaactataaattcaattgacaccactgatagtgcctcgcgaagtattgcataaaATAGGTTATGcacaaccccctggcaacttgacagttctggcgagtttcgtgtgcctgattcaaaatcgcagatgtcgcatgtgtaccgcttgtttacatacttttcgtGCCATGCGTATAGAAAGGGCacatcatcaaatgtggtgcgaatcaagcaaattcataactttcgaatgaatgaaaaaaagattcaagcgaaattattattttcattcaataatCTACCTGTTTTTATATTGTATAAgaacagtttttccataaaacggGAAATGTTCTgatataatatgaaaattttgcctatcTAGAATTATCATATGTATCGCAGTTAATGAAAATCACTTGATGATTGTTgttgtaatgttttgttttacattcatTGTGTGCGGTTGTCCTCAATAGTTTCGGTGGAAGGGATACTTGTCCCAAACAACAGCCGTATTTCAGTGAATTATTTTGACCAGTCCAGAAGTTTAAAACCTAATAAAGGACACACAGATTTACGTTTGTGTTCGACTTCGACTGAACTTTCGAAAACAGATTCATTTTACATATAACtgagcaaaaatttttaaatttgaatcgtttttccatttcttgaatcaattgaaataaaaaatatttcgatatgtGTCCTTCCGTCATGTTAAGCCGCTTGATTTTCgctttgacagaaccagagaaccagaaaaaactggcacacgcgatttgtatgggaaacgtcaagttgccagggggttggttatgcaatacctcgctaggcacccagcagtgatgtccattgaatttattatttttcaatatcaaagaCATACccccattcaacacctaataacttttttgtccaaTAAAATACTaagttacgatcttcgacaaagttgttcaacggaaaattacctctagagaatttataaattagcacaaaacCATTAGCatgcttggttccacagaatgatgttgatttttcagtacacaatTTCCaactttcccatacaaaccgaaatgttcaaatttactcatgtaaacgttaaattaaaaatactgcaaaaaatcatgggtgaattttgagccaaaacgaagctttctagaccccagggttggagaaatttaaaaatgaccggGCTTTATACATAGAAGCTACTCCAGCTCGTATATTAGCTTAAAGTTCTTCAATGTGCCTTAGTTTACAGGcgtatattttacttttaaatatgcccacaaaaaaaagtgtgacacAGTATTATCCAGAGAACGGGGAGGCCAGTTCAAAGTTaaaggcgaacacgaaattattgcggcACACTCAACAGGGCATACATTTTTTACGACTGGCTAAAAATCAACCGAtgtgatgtgtattgtttatatGCTGTcacgaagtcgtgtttttcgattcaacgaaaatggaagTGCACCAACGctagtcgagagaacaaattctttccaaacacctgaaatttcctgacctgtGGCACCGCCAgttggaaaaaatgttgaacattcatcattcaaccttctccagagtgttgaagtggttccaggagcggtttacgttggaccacggcgaaggaactggaagaaaaccgggaccggagaacaaaaagacggagggaaaggtgaagcggatgattaaagcaaatatCTACGTCTtgagccgtgatttggctaaaaagattgGCATTTcacagagctacgtccagaatgcaaagaatatCACCGTATACAAATTTAATACCAGAGTAGAATTTAAGAACCACTGAAAATCGGCAAAAGCCTGCGCATCCAAATGATGATCATTCGCACGTTGAGCCACCCCAACATTAAGCTATTCGAACGTTGAGCCACCCATTGTCATCGAATGAACTGTCAGAGGAACTTCCGTCGtaacgaaaacgaaaaacagcCGACTGTGGTTGATACTTTTGTGATACTACGCGGAAATTGACTATTGTTTGCCCGAAGTGCGAAGTGATCAAATCTGTACATCGAGGATATACGCCAATTGAAGGTGATCTAATACGAAGTCGTGTTGACCCTAGTCAAAAGTTTAATTTCCCTTTACAAAAGGCACTTTGAACAAATCCGTCATCGTAAGTTCTACATAGTCGCACGAGGTGACTGACCGAGCTCACCCCACCAAAACAACGAGGTAAAACGATTCATTCACAATCATTGAATTCGTCAAGCTAACATTATTATGTCTTCACCCAAGCTTCGACTAGATCAGCACCCCAAGTCTGCTAGGAAGTAGATCCAGCGACAAAACGATCACGAGCATCACAACAGCGAGAAAGGTAAAACGTAAGTTCACTGTCAATATTAAAGTCATCAAAACTAACGTGACCATCCCTCCAAGGTTCGATTCCATCAGCACGATCAGCACCCCTCATCTCCAGGAAAGGAGATTAAGATTGCAGCCAGGCACACATCTCATTAGCATCACACGATAGCAGTGGACCTTAAAAGAACATCATACACAACGAAAGGTAGCAAAGTGTGTTGAGTTTTGTTGGAACAGAttactaaaagtgaattttctaGTTAAGAAATACATCTCAACTGAGGGGCGCACCATCGCTGCGTTCCCGATTAGAAGCACCACTACTTCGTCAAAGCCCTCCTGAGAGGTAGGACGTGATCAATTCAGTCATTTTGATGCTTACTGACAATTTTCTTGCCTGCAGGGCTTTTGTTTAGGTGCAGTTTGGAGGAACAAGAAGAGCATTACGGTCGTGTAGGTACATCCTGTTTGGATAAGCTGTAAGGTGCCATTGGAATTCCAAGGGAAGAGTGTTTGGTCCGAAAACATCTCCCCCTCTAGTGTTTTAGTGATATCAGCATATGCCGACTGTCCAGTCCAGCGTGTGTGTTCGTGCTAGAAGTGGGGTCAGACTCACTTCCACCACAGCTGAGAGCAGATAGCCTTGCAGAAGGCAACCTGGAATAATCCAATTGAAATTGGATCGGTGTGATCGGAAGAATCCAGCTGATGAGGACGTCGCATGTAAACAGAGGCTGTACTAAGGAAGTACTGGCTTAGCGAACTGCTTGTGTGCTAGTGTGACAACGAAGCAGCTGATTTTGAACCATTCGCCAAGCCCTATCGCACATGCAGACCGATCGAGGACTTACGATCagtgatgccaactgtttttcagaaatgtctggaagattttcaaaaaatgtctggaaaagtctcGAAAAGTCTGGATGACGAACTCTTCATAGGTAACCTTATTTTTTTAGTCGTCAGATCGCTGCAGTCCAGGGAATTTCACTCGTTACTTAATAATAACCATACATTCTATACACTATCAATGCCTGCGACTATTTTGGTGATGTCGCGGTACAACGTTTTATGGTATGCTTTACTTCCAGTTTTActaccatcttcgtggcattcctcactcttcaattactgattcgaatcatttcctgccatattgcaacaaaaattttgaattttgattgttttgtcagaaaattcatgtcgaaactcaaaagtctggtaatgcctggaagaaatgacaaaagtctggaagtctggaaacctaaaaaaatgtctgacaaaagtccaaaaagtttgGAAGATCCAgagaaaatctggaaggttgacatcactgcttacGATAAGGAAGTAGCAGAAGGTAGCAGTGCATGAGTGTGAATATCACATTGAAGTAGCTGATTGCGGAGGAATCCCGGGGCCCCGACGAGTGGCGTATTAAGGAGAAGAAAAGGCATAGATTTAAGAATATTTAGTTTCTAAGTCAAAATTATGTTggacaaatttatattttacttttcGATTCTATGTAAGAATATAAAGAGCATGACTTCAAATATTAATATGAGcttatcttaaaatttaaattgcaccATTTTCTTGGATTGCAATTTTGAGAGAATTGGGAAGTGTGAAATCCACAACAAAATCATCGTTGTTTCATGAGCTGGTCGTGAAAATCAATCATAGATTGCGTTTTAGTTCAGATATAAGAGGAACCGTTacaagaagagagctggactacatacatacaaggtataGAGcatcccaaaccgcgatgagcggcaacaattgACTGCTagaactcgggcacggaagttctacgagaagatgctgacaaaatatggctgctgtgtgatggacgacgaaacctatataaaagccgatttttagcaaattccggggttggagtttttcaccggtaAGAGCAAGTTCggtgtggacgacaaatttaagaagaaaaaaggtTCGCCTCAAAATATCTCGTTTTACAGGCCAtttgctcttgcggactgaagagtgagcctttcgtggcAAAGGACAAATGGCAAGATCTACAAACCTGAGTGCCTCGAAAGcgcattttgtcgtttttgcagcagcacgacgaagctccgcttgTTTGGCTGGATTCGGCCTCATGCTACTATTCttaaagtgtcctggagtggtatgaggccaattctgtccagtTTATTCCAAAGGagatgaacccgccaaactgtccgaagctgcgcccggtggagcagtactgggcaataatgaagcgggaacttcggaagagcaagaagacagtcaaagatgGCAAAGACAtttcaagaaaatgaaaaaaaaaaatgagaaactggatgacactgtaaagacttcgATGGAGAGCATCAAACGAAAATGCGtttaattttacactcaaggttTCATCTATTGAtttccttttgatttttgaattatttgtcttgaaaattggcatgacattttcggtgtcacaataatttcgtgttcgccctttaatgatgcaaaattaaagactCAAACTTGATTAGGAGCCAGAGGAATTTTTTAAGTATGTTCCTGAAAAAACTACAAGTCTTAAAAACATCTAATCGCTCAAAATTCACTCTTTATACCGGATGAGCTGGATTCACAACTCGCCAAAAATTTACTACGTGTAGTAGAATCGTTAAAAGAGATTCAAGCCAGATGgcatatttttcctaaatatttACCTATCCATATCCATTCCGAGTGGAAAATTCAACATGACGGCGTCCGCTTGCCCGACTGGGCTTCCCCTTGAGTAACCCTCGAACTGGGGATGGTAGTCATTCACCGCATCGTAAGGCATCGAAATACTTTTCGCCACTAGGACCAGTTCCTTCCATTCTTCGTTTCGCAGTCCCAGCGAGCTTTGGCACATACATCCGGCGAATTCTCCCAGAAACAGATTGTGCGCCGCAACCATGTTGGTGAAAGCATTGTTGGTCACATTCGAATGGGTCGTATCGGGTCCGGTAACATGTCGGATGTCGTATTTGTCTGAATTACTGTTGTAGTGGACACGATTCTTCCAAAACAGTGCGGTTTGGTAGGCGATTCTACAGACATTAATCTGGAACCAGCTAAGATCGTCCGTTGCGTACAGATACTGCCTTAGAGCAAACGCGACATCCGCCGTGGTGTGATGTTCTAATCTAGCCTCGGTATCTGATTGGGATAGTTCGATGCCGGTGAAGCCACTGGCTCGAGGGAAGCGCCACCCTGAATGGCCCTGTTCAACGGCGTTCTGGCTTAGAACCGTGTTGAAAGTTCTTGTACGATAGAATAAAAGTCTTCTCGCTTCTTCggggttaaataataaaatCGTGGGAATGATCCAGAGATCATTGTCGTAGAATATATGACCATTGAAATCATCTCCGCCGATTCCAGACGAGGACAAACCATACATATACCGGATCAAAATGTAGTGACTTTGCCGAGGAGCAATGTTGCTGAATAACTGAAAGGTGCTCGCTTTAATCGCTCGATCAAGTTCATCGTTGCCTTCAACGGTTATTCCGTATTGACTCCAATCTGCTTCCATTTGGGTGAGATGGTGTTGCTCGGGGTTCACTACCGTCAACGAAACCATTTCCATCATAGCAGTGGCACGATCCCTGGCGAATGTCGCGTACAGAAGGATCTCTTGAGATGTTCTATCGCTTGGAACAGTGAGTTTTTGCGGAACATCTGAATGGAACACACATACTTCGCTTCCTTCGTTTTGATGCATGGGTTCTTCTACTTGATTGGTTCTACCGCAGTGCACCCAAAACAGATCTTCACGGTTGGTGAATCTTTCCGGATCACGGAAATTTATATCCCCTGAACCAGCTCCTTGATTGAGCTGAATTTGAATCGAAAGCTCATTCTGGTCTGCCGTTAATTTTTCCAACCGGAATCGATTCACTATCGAATGAGTGAAGTAACGATGAGCGTAGACATCGTGAGTAACGCGAAATCGCCTCCCAGGGTCATTGTAAACGGTCCGGAACCGACCGTATTGCATGTCAAGCTGATAGGCACAGTTCGGCGGATTCAACTGAGGGTTAGCACAATGTTCAAATTGGTAATTGGCGTAATTGGGAATCCGAGCCCGCTTACTCTGAGATCGAAGGCCATTGTAGACTCCATTTAGAAATACACTGTCACCGAATACTTCAAAGCCAAGGTTACCGTTGCTCAAAACTGGACGCTCATTTCGTGCCGGAAACCTTCAAATCACAAAAGATCAAAGTTAATAGTAATTCTATCATATTGGTCATATGTTTatacaaaaatccaaaactcaTAACTTACGTCGATGACGGCAACCGAAAATTTGAGTCATTTCCGGTCGCGAACGAAATTATCCCGGCCAGCAACGCACATTTTCCTATCGACAACCCACCCATTGAGAAATATTCCACTTCACAGCCTTAACAGTTAACACCTAACACGGCTTACAGCTATCCTCTCACTTGTTTCGCGGCTTTGAATGAAATGAGTGTTTCCTCATTTCGGCTTTGGAAATGCATTTTCGGTTCAATCGCTTTCCCCcgaaaaaagtgattaaaattttgttatcagGTATCGACCGTTATTTGGCGCGCTTGATAAGATATACGGGCCGAGATAAAATGTGATGACTGTAGCTAAGGGTCAGCTGAAATTTCTTGGAACTTGAACACAAAACATATCGTTGCAGTTTG
It includes:
- the LOC129743768 gene encoding protein-glucosylgalactosylhydroxylysine glucosidase-like, which codes for MGGLSIGKCALLAGIISFATGNDSNFRLPSSTFPARNERPVLSNGNLGFEVFGDSVFLNGVYNGLRSQSKRARIPNYANYQFEHCANPQLNPPNCAYQLDMQYGRFRTVYNDPGRRFRVTHDVYAHRYFTHSIVNRFRLEKLTADQNELSIQIQLNQGAGSGDINFRDPERFTNREDLFWVHCGRTNQVEEPMHQNEGSEVCVFHSDVPQKLTVPSDRTSQEILLYATFARDRATAMMEMVSLTVVNPEQHHLTQMEADWSQYGITVEGNDELDRAIKASTFQLFSNIAPRQSHYILIRYMYGLSSSGIGGDDFNGHIFYDNDLWIIPTILLFNPEEARRLLFYRTRTFNTVLSQNAVEQGHSGWRFPRASGFTGIELSQSDTEARLEHHTTADVAFALRQYLYATDDLSWFQINVCRIAYQTALFWKNRVHYNSNSDKYDIRHVTGPDTTHSNVTNNAFTNMVAAHNLFLGEFAGCMCQSSLGLRNEEWKELVLVAKSISMPYDAVNDYHPQFEGYSRGSPVGQADAVMLNFPLGMDMDSTTKHNDLDFYSRSVGVNSRATTWPMYTIGWLDLDEPDRAAAEFQRTYQRFMNPPFYVWQEWSSPGSGASNFITGASGLLQTILNGYAGVRLADGKMTLKPRLPPGTTQLFIPEIHYMGLKFTLSIHGTGFNVMFTVTPDAPTSSLKIIIDGSESQPCTCMHAGRETIVIEYTRQQSVPNDCKLQPTTVNMRLADQGAATSILASPMVFLALLPAALFSRWF